Genomic DNA from bacterium:
ATCTTCCCCATGATGTCGATACTGACGGTGGCGCCCTCCGGCACTCCGGTCCCCTGCATTCCCACGATCGCGTAAGCGTTCCAGTCGAAGACACCGGGCTCGATCGCGCTTACCACGCCAATGCCGACGCAACGTCCCTCTGCCCGGGCCTGCTCTTGCCGTTCGCGGAGCTTCCCGTAGTCCGCGAGCGCAAGCGCCTTGTCGAGCACGGCCTCGTAGTCGCCGCTGTCGTACTCGTTGCCGCTGGCGATCGTGTAGGGGAAGGCATCCTTCGGAATGAAGTTCGTGCGTCGGATCTCCGCGGGGTCGATGTCGAGTTCGCGTGCCGCGATGTCCATCATCTGTTCCAGCACGCAGTTGTGCGGCGGCGGCCCCATTCCACGGTACGGACCCTGGGGAAGCTTGTTGGTAGCAACGATCGTCAGGTCGTAGCGTGCAACCGGGATCGCATAAGGCCCGGTGAACGAAGCCAGCGGCTTCGCCGTGTTGATGGCGCCGAAGGCCTCACCCGTGGCCCCCATGTCGTCGAGCAGCTTGACGTCGAGGCCCGTGACGCGGCCGTCGTTCTTCACCGCAAGGGAAACTTCGTAGTGGCGATCCCAGGATTGGCTTCCACCGCCCGTCAGATACTCCGCGCGATCCTCGATCCACTTCACCGGCCGACCGCCGGCCTTGCGGCTGAGGAGCGCCGCTACATCGGTACCTCGCGTGCCGCCTTTACCGCCAAAACTCCCGCCATGGGGATGGGCGATCACGCGCACCTTGTTGGACGGAAGCCCCAGAACGGCGGCCCGGCCCAGCCCGAAGTGGGTGGCGGATTGGACACTCGCCCGGAACGTGATGCTTTCCTCCATCGGATCCCATTGGGCGATCACCCCGAACGTCTCGAGAGGATTGGCGCCCAGGCGATTCCAACGGAACTTTTCCTTGAAGACACGATCCGCGCCGTCGAACGCCTCCTCGACATCGCCCCAGGTGAAGACCCGTTGGAGCATGACGTTGGTGCCCTTCTCCTCGATCACGAGGGGGCTGTCCGGCTCCTTCGCCTTCGCAGCGTCGACCACGGCCTCGAGAGGCTCGTAGTCGACAGCGATCAGCTCGATGGCATCCTCGGCGACATAGCGGTTCACCGCCGCCACCGCGGCCACGGGCTCACCCACGTAGCGCACCTTGTCACCCGCCATGCAGAGGGTGCCCCATTCCTCGGGCGCCGTGGGCCCGGGATGACTCCATCTCTTCGCGTCGTCTCCCGTCACTACCGCGAAGACGCCAGGCAGCTTCTCGGCTTCGCTGGTGTCGATCGAGGCGATCCGAGCGTGGGCTACCGGACTGCGCAGGATGGCGGCGTGCAGCATTCCTGGCAGGACCACGTTGTCGATGAACTCCGTGCGCCCGGTGACGAGATGCGGATCCTCCACACGCGGGACGCCACGGCCCACCCAGCGCGGCGCGCTGTTGGGAAGATCTTCGAGGGACTTGGGAATCTGGATGGACATGCGGTCTCCAGGGTCGGAAGGCATCTAGGAGTGCTGGGGGGTGCCTGCGACGTGCGCATTCCGGAGCTTGGTCGCCGCCAACCTCACCGAACGCAGGATCGACTGGTAGCCGGTGCAGCGACAGAGCTGCCCTCCGAGCGCGTCTCGGATCTCGTCCTCGCTCGGGTCCGGGCTCTCGCGGAGCAACTCGTGGACGGTCATCAGGAAGCCGGGTGTGCAGAAGCCGCATTGGAGGCCGTGCTCTTCCACGAAGGCCTGCTGGATCGGGTGGAGTTCTCCGTCCTGCTCCAGGCCTTCCACTGTGGTCAAGTTTGCCCCGTCGACCTGCACTGCCAATGTCAGGCACGAGCGCACGGCTCGGCCCTCCAGCAACACGGTGCACGCTCCGCACACGCCGTGCTCGCAACCCACATGCGTCCCGGTCAACGCGAGTTCGCCGCGCAGGAGGTCGGCCAGGGTCGTGCGCGGCTCGACCTGCGCTTCGTGCGTGGTGCCGTTGACCGTCAGCGTGATCTTCTGCGGCGTCGTCATCATCGTTCCTCCTGGCCCGGCTCGCGGCCTCCAGCCCTCGTCACGGCTTCACCCAGGGCTCGCACCGTCAGGACCCCTGCCAGATTGCGCCGGTACTCCGCGGAAGCATGAACGTCCGACAGGGGATCCTCGATGTCCTGGCTGGCGCAAGCGCCGGCCTCCTGGAAGACCGCCTCGCCCGGGCCCTGCCCGACGAGCTGTTGTTCGACCGCACCGAGCCGAGCCGCGGCTCCGCTGATGCCGAACAACACGATGCGTACCTCCGAGAAGTTTCCGCTCCCGTCGAGTCGGACGGTGGCCGCCGCGCCGCCCAATGCGAAATCCCCATGTCGGCGCGCCACCTCCACGAACGACCAGCCGGTGCCCGGAGCAAGAACTGGAACCCGCACTTCAGTAAGAACTTCAGTGGGTTCCAGGGCCGTCATCAGGTAACCCATGAAGAAATCATCCGCGCCAATCGTGCGCTCTCCGCCGGGACCCACCACCCGTAGCTCTGCGCCAAGCACGAG
This window encodes:
- a CDS encoding xanthine dehydrogenase family protein molybdopterin-binding subunit; amino-acid sequence: MSIQIPKSLEDLPNSAPRWVGRGVPRVEDPHLVTGRTEFIDNVVLPGMLHAAILRSPVAHARIASIDTSEAEKLPGVFAVVTGDDAKRWSHPGPTAPEEWGTLCMAGDKVRYVGEPVAAVAAVNRYVAEDAIELIAVDYEPLEAVVDAAKAKEPDSPLVIEEKGTNVMLQRVFTWGDVEEAFDGADRVFKEKFRWNRLGANPLETFGVIAQWDPMEESITFRASVQSATHFGLGRAAVLGLPSNKVRVIAHPHGGSFGGKGGTRGTDVAALLSRKAGGRPVKWIEDRAEYLTGGGSQSWDRHYEVSLAVKNDGRVTGLDVKLLDDMGATGEAFGAINTAKPLASFTGPYAIPVARYDLTIVATNKLPQGPYRGMGPPPHNCVLEQMMDIAARELDIDPAEIRRTNFIPKDAFPYTIASGNEYDSGDYEAVLDKALALADYGKLRERQEQARAEGRCVGIGVVSAIEPGVFDWNAYAIVGMQGTGVPEGATVSIDIMGKISVRVGFALEGQGQYTLATQLVADYFNVGFEDITIVPLDTHSAPPAFGPGGSRLGVALTGAVLGACEKLRLKLAKVAAGLFQMDPEQVDLVDGKLVARGVPGVEMPMAQVAGTMLARSDLLPPDMDPRPEATHVWTAPGRTEADEEGRAKSYLTAAQAVHIVMLEVDPDTGLVEILEYCVVDDCGTRLNPATVEGQTEGSIAQGIGAALLEEYVYDEQGQILTSSFMDYLLPTVYEVPATKKDIVVTPSPFTPLGAKGCGEGAMHTTPAAILSAINDALAPMGALATEVPASPNRLWTLIRNAQQPAASE
- a CDS encoding (2Fe-2S)-binding protein → MTTPQKITLTVNGTTHEAQVEPRTTLADLLRGELALTGTHVGCEHGVCGACTVLLEGRAVRSCLTLAVQVDGANLTTVEGLEQDGELHPIQQAFVEEHGLQCGFCTPGFLMTVHELLRESPDPSEDEIRDALGGQLCRCTGYQSILRSVRLAATKLRNAHVAGTPQHS
- a CDS encoding xanthine dehydrogenase family protein subunit M, producing the protein MKPARFEYAAPDTLGEAVSLLERHADDDVKILAGGQSLVPLLNMRMARPELLVDLSRVAELQYIREEGDWLAIGAMTTKRAVEKSDLVRGRQPALLAATQLVGHPQIRNRGTVGGSMAHADPAAEYPALALVLGAELRVVGPGGERTIGADDFFMGYLMTALEPTEVLTEVRVPVLAPGTGWSFVEVARRHGDFALGGAAATVRLDGSGNFSEVRIVLFGISGAAARLGAVEQQLVGQGPGEAVFQEAGACASQDIEDPLSDVHASAEYRRNLAGVLTVRALGEAVTRAGGREPGQEER